NNNNNNNNNNNNNNNNTATCCAATTTGTTTTCCGTTGGGCAAAATTACCGTGTCTTCAGTAACAGAAAGAAAATCTGAATTGCATATAGTCTGGCTGTCAACTGTTTTCCATTTTTTCAAGACAACAACCCCGTTAAATCAGTAGACAAAAGAAGAGATATTAAAAGGTGATTCCATGCCAATACAAGATATCAGGAGTAAATTCACATGACTGGGTCCATCAATTCAAGTTACAAAAAGCTGCTACAAAAAAACAAAGAACTCAAAACCCTTGAAACCGCCATTGGCATTTTGCATTGGGATATGGAAACAAAAATGCCCCCCAAAGGAATTACCATGCGCAGCCAACAACTTGCTATGCTCAGTAAAATTGCACATCAGATGAGTACTGACCCAGAAATTGGATGCTTACTTGAACAAATTTTTGAGCACTCCGATTACGAAAATTTGGATTTGGTTCAGAAAAGAAACCTTTACCTCATAAAGAAAAACTACGATGAAGATACAAAACTCCCCGAAAAACTGGTGGTGGAGACTTCCAAACAAACCGCATTAACCATCGACATTTGGAAAAAAGCCAAAGCCTCCAAAGATTTTTCAAAGTTTAAACCTGAACTGCAAAAGCTTTTTGATTTACGAAAGCAAGCTGCAGAAATTTTGATGGATGTTAAACAAACCGTTACGCCATATGATGCTTTAATTGATATTTTTGAGCCAAAAATGACCTCTGAAGCTATTAGTAAAGTCTTTAATGGACTACAAAAAGGGCTTGTTGCTGTTTTGGAGAAGTGTGTATCGTCTACAAAGCAACCTGACCTTTCTGTTCTTAATCGTCATGTTAGGGTTGAAACCCAGAAAAAAATTGGAGAATTGCTTGCAGGGTTCATTGGTTACGATGTGTGTTCTGATAGTTCGAGAGGCAGAATCGACGAAACCGAACATCCATTCACAACAGGTTACTATGATGATGTGCGGATAACTACCCATTATTACCCCAATCAGTTTGCTACTTCTATATTTTCTGTTTTGCACGAAGGCGGGCATGCACTGTATGAACAAAACCTGAAACCTGAATGGATGTTACAGCCTGTGGGGGAAGCCTGTTCTATGGGCTTTCATGAATCTCAGTCTCGTTTTGTGGAAAACATTGTTGGTCGTTCAAAAGAATTCTGGACATACTTTTTGCCTACTCTTAAACAACTCACTGGCACTGCACTTTCTAACGTTACCGTTGACGATTTTGTTCATGCCATCAATCATGTTCAGCCTTCAAAGATACGCGTAGAAGCCGACGAAGTCACCTACGGCTTGCATGTGATTATTCGCTTCAACCTTGAAAAAGACCTGTTCGCAGATAAGATTTCAGTAGATGAGTTGCCCCAGATATGGAATGAGAACTACAACAAATACTTGGGCGTGAACATCGAAAACGATTCTGAAGGTGTAATGCAAGATACCCACTGGGCAAGTGGATTATTCGGGTATTTTCCCAGTTATGCATTAGGTAACATTTACAGTGGACAACTATTAGGGTGTATGAACTCCCAGATTCCCGATTGGGGAAACCAGCTTTCTGAAGGAAACTTCCAAACGGTGAAAGATTGGTTAATCCAAAATGTTCACAGCTATGGAAACTTGTACAATCCGCCAGAATTAATCCAAAAAATCGCTGGAACAGACTTGAAGGTTAAGCCGTTTCTGGATTATTTGAACCAAAAATATTCTCAGCTTTATCAGTTCTAGCCGAAAATGTTCGGTTGTGCTCTTTTTCTTTTGCTGGAAATTTTTTGGATTAAAAACGACCTAAATCGGCAGTTTTTTCGGTTATCACAATAAGGTTTAAATGATAAAGTTTGGAATAAGTGCTGTGAACTTATTGGAGGAACAGGAAATGGTTGAATTTCCCGAAGAAGTTGTAAAACAAGCGTTCGGCGCTGCAGACTACAGATGCGAATGCCTAAAGCTAGAACACGGACACAAATACAATTCATTATGTATGCATCAAGTTGACTGGAACAAACGAGGTCAACCAGACGAAAAAGGCTGGGAAGCAGACTTCATTGTCCCACCAGAAAAAGGTGGCAAACCAGTAATCGAGAACTGTGAAATTCTCTGCTGGGAATGCTACACTAAAAAACACAACAAAGAGTAGTTCTTTTTTAGAAACTACTTTTCATCCATTTTTATTAATTTTCAGAATTTTATCTTTTAGATTTAATTATTTTTCCTCGCCCCAACGGAATAAACCGTTGGAACTCATCTAACTCAATCCCCGTAACTGTTCGTTTTAGTTCTTCAGGAACTTTCGTCGACAAAGTATGCCGAATCTTTTTTGCAATTTCACTGCTTTTTTGAGTGCCCGGAATAAGTTCCATGTAAAAATCCGTTTGATTGGCAATGGCATCTACTGGACCGCCTACAAGAATGATTGTATCATCCTTAATTTTTAGTCCAATAGCAACCTGTAACTTTGTTCCACGAACAAAGTTCTTTTTTCCTCGAATCATAAACGAGCCTTTTGGCAACGACTGACCTGAAGGAGGAGTTTTACTCACTTGATCGGGGTGAATCCAATATACGTTTATGGCGCTGAGAAGTTCCTTCCACGCCCGAGAATACGATGCTGCAGCTTGAGCTGCTTCGTTGATTGTTTGTTCGGGAACTGTTTTTCCTTCTGTTTTAATCAAAACAAAAGGTGCACCCACAATTTCAGCATGAAAAATAATATCGTTGGGTTCCATGCGTTTTTTGACGATTAACTCGTTTGTTGTGGCGTCTCTTCCGCCGATAACAAGAAATCCATCTGAGGAGTGGAACCACCGGAATTTTTCGTACCACTCTTTTTTGCGTCGTTTGGCAAGAGGTTGTTGTTCTTTTTTCGTTAACACAACCTGTTTTTTGGCTTTTTCAATTTTTACGCGGGTTTCTTCAAGGATTTTTTCAGCACCTTTAAGCTTCTTTTCAGCTTTTTTAGATTTTAAGTAGTAACGGTTAGCATTATCTTGAATGGAGTCCCGAAGATTCAACGAAAAAGCATTTTCTCCAACTGAAACACGAAGAACTTGGTTTTTTCCATCTAACGACTCAAATAAGGTGGCAGGATGAATGTTTGTTTTCTTTCCTGTTTGTAACGCTGACGCAATTTCTTCCCAAGATTTACCAAGGTCTTTTTGTTCCAAAATTTTTTGTGAAAGTGTTTGAAAATCTCCAAAATGTTGGTAGATTAAATCTCCGATATGTTTGTTTTTTATGATTGGCTCTTTCAAGTCTTCTAGCGCATGCAGTTGTTTGTCAAGAATCCGTTTTTGGCGTGCTACTTCTTTTTCAACGTCTCCAGTGGCTTCCTGGGTGGTTTCAATATCCGTAATTTTTGCGTAATATTCATCCAGTGCATTATTGAAGGTTTCAAATTTTTGTTTTTTGAACTGTTCGTATTTTTTGAGACTTACTGCAGTTACGTCAATCCACTGGTCATTTTCGTCACTTATTATGCTGGGTTCCAATTTTTTTGACATAATTGCTGACAGAAGGTTTTGCAGTTCACTAAAAATTGTTTCAAGTT
The Candidatus Bathyarchaeum sp. genome window above contains:
- the rqcH gene encoding ribosome rescue protein RqcH, yielding SGDKEIVRALSRSVSISGVYAEEILLRSGVNKKTHCNDLTEEELETIFSELQNLLSAIMSKKLEPSIISDENDQWIDVTAVSLKKYEQFKKQKFETFNNALDEYYAKITDIETTQEATGDVEKEVARQKRILDKQLHALEDLKEPIIKNKHIGDLIYQHFGDFQTLSQKILEQKDLGKSWEEIASALQTGKKTNIHPATLFESLDGKNQVLRVSVGENAFSLNLRDSIQDNANRYYLKSKKAEKKLKGAEKILEETRVKIEKAKKQVVLTKKEQQPLAKRRKKEWYEKFRWFHSSDGFLVIGGRDATTNELIVKKRMEPNDIIFHAEIVGAPFVLIKTEGKTVPEQTINEAAQAAASYSRAWKELLSAINVYWIHPDQVSKTPPSGQSLPKGSFMIRGKKNFVRGTKLQVAIGLKIKDDTIILVGGPVDAIANQTDFYMELIPGTQKSSEIAKKIRHTLSTKVPEELKRTVTGIELDEFQRFIPLGRGKIIKSKR
- a CDS encoding HNH endonuclease — encoded protein: MVEFPEEVVKQAFGAADYRCECLKLEHGHKYNSLCMHQVDWNKRGQPDEKGWEADFIVPPEKGGKPVIENCEILCWECYTKKHNKE
- a CDS encoding carboxypeptidase M32 → MTGSINSSYKKLLQKNKELKTLETAIGILHWDMETKMPPKGITMRSQQLAMLSKIAHQMSTDPEIGCLLEQIFEHSDYENLDLVQKRNLYLIKKNYDEDTKLPEKLVVETSKQTALTIDIWKKAKASKDFSKFKPELQKLFDLRKQAAEILMDVKQTVTPYDALIDIFEPKMTSEAISKVFNGLQKGLVAVLEKCVSSTKQPDLSVLNRHVRVETQKKIGELLAGFIGYDVCSDSSRGRIDETEHPFTTGYYDDVRITTHYYPNQFATSIFSVLHEGGHALYEQNLKPEWMLQPVGEACSMGFHESQSRFVENIVGRSKEFWTYFLPTLKQLTGTALSNVTVDDFVHAINHVQPSKIRVEADEVTYGLHVIIRFNLEKDLFADKISVDELPQIWNENYNKYLGVNIENDSEGVMQDTHWASGLFGYFPSYALGNIYSGQLLGCMNSQIPDWGNQLSEGNFQTVKDWLIQNVHSYGNLYNPPELIQKIAGTDLKVKPFLDYLNQKYSQLYQF